The Erythrolamprus reginae isolate rEryReg1 chromosome 3, rEryReg1.hap1, whole genome shotgun sequence genome contains a region encoding:
- the LOC139165443 gene encoding serpin B3-like, translating to MNDLVEANSRFAVDVFKQQMDERLGRNMVLSPIILGAGISMVFLGTRTDTAQQIRRVLHITGLTRSAYEPLSETDCDKAGGFHSLFKQLLSAIHQRSKHYPLKICSRLYASKNYDFLEQYLQCIEELYNSELKKVDFMTSTEEVRQKINSWVERQTNGDVKNFFPATSFNPSILMVLVNAISFKGFWKIPFNPKYTRKAVFWTCKDQSIHVEMMVQQDMFNIGNLSNPPMQVLELPYDNDAIFMYVLLPDNHITTDEIIKELTYEKIQEWTRSESMRKGQATVYLPKFRVEDHRVEDQYSLKPILLAMGVKDLFISGKADLSGMSGNRNLAVSQIRHKVFIEVNEDGARAVAGIRTVVPGSHPEFKANRPFLFILRDAVTKSILFMGRICWPL from the exons ATGAATGACCTTGTTGAGGCTAATAGCAGATTTGCTGTAGATGTTTTCAAACAGCAAATGGACGAGAGGCTTGGAAGAAATATGGTTTTGTCCCCAATCATTCTTGGGGCAGGAATATCCATGGTCTTTCTTGGTACCAGAACAGATACTGCTCAACAAATAAGAAGG GTTCTTCATATCACTGGATTGACAAGAAGTGCATATGAGCCT CTTTCTGAGACTGACTGTGATAAAGCGGGAGGATTTCACAGTTTGTTCAAGCAACTCCTATCAGCCATCCACCAACGTTCCAAACATTATCCGCTGAAGATATGCAGTCGGCTATATGCATCAAAAAATTATGATTTCCTAGAG CAATATTTGCAGTGCATCGAAGAGCTCTACAATTCAGAATTGAAAAAAGTTGATTTTATGACTTCAACTGAGGAAGTTAGGCAGAAAATTAATTCCTGGGTTGAAAGGCAAACCAATG GTGATGTCAAGAATTTCTTTCCTGCTACCTCCTTTAACCCATCAATTCTCATGGTCTTAGTAAATGCTATCTCTTTCAAAGGATTTTGGAAGATACCATTTAATCCAAAGTATACACGCAAAGCAGTATTTTGGACTTGCAAG GATCAGAGCATCCATGTGGAAATGATGGTGCAACAGGACATGTTTAACATAGGTAATTTATCGAATCCCCCAATGCAAGTGCTGGAGCTTCCTTATGACAATGACGCGATTTTTATGTACGTTCTTCTGCCAGATAACCACATAACTACAGATGAG ATTATAAAGGAGCTCACTTATGAAAAAATTCAAGAATGGACCAGATCGGAAAGTATGAGAAAGGGACAAGCTACAGTTTACTTGCCAAAGTTCAGAGTCGAAGATCACAGAGTCGAAGATCAATATTCACTGAAACCGATTTTATTAGCAATGGGAGTGAAGGATCTGTTTATTTCAGGCAAAGCCGATTTATCTGGCATGTCTGGGAATCGTAATTTGGCTGTGTCTCAGATTCGTCATAAAGTTTTCATTGAAGTCAATGAAGATGGTGCAAGGGCAGTTGCTGGCATTCGTACAGTGGTTCCCGGGAGTCATCCAGAGTTTAAGGCTAATAggcctttcctttttattttgagAGATGCGGTAACCAAAAGCATCCTTTTTATGGGCAGGATTTGTTGGCCACTGTGA